From one Gemella morbillorum genomic stretch:
- the dltC gene encoding D-alanine--poly(phosphoribitol) ligase subunit DltC, whose product MIKEQILEMLEEICEDEVVREDLDINLKEEGLMDSLAFVEMLVRIEENFGLSIAPTEVTYEEIDTPNKVISYIENRLG is encoded by the coding sequence ATGATAAAAGAACAAATACTAGAAATGTTAGAAGAAATTTGTGAAGATGAAGTAGTAAGAGAAGATTTAGATATAAACTTAAAAGAAGAAGGATTAATGGACTCATTAGCCTTTGTAGAAATGTTAGTTAGAATAGAGGAAAACTTTGGACTAAGTATTGCACCAACTGAAGTAACATACGAAGAAATAGATACACCAAACAAAGTTATTTCATATATAGAAAATAGGTTAGGGTAA
- a CDS encoding AAA family ATPase has translation MKPIRLELREFGPYKHEVIQWNEIVNEPMFLITGKTGSGKSTLFDAFVYALYNKTTSGKDIASLRTKTADDKDRTIVIFDFELQGKHYRIERTLAYLKTGNKNITSGKVSLMEINAGVETILATKENDVKEKVEQIIGLDDKQFCQIIILPQGKFKEFLLSNSNEKKEVLRSLFNTHFYQKFVDKLQNYAKTLDSNYKLKERELVTKFEQFNFEKDFPKIEFLKESDFEEVEKQLVFQKNEVNELEKHQKYLEDELTKLKIEYSELDKLNDKFSNLEENNDSHKKLLEDAQRITHLKNIVKKLEELGKNKDKLLDYDNYLDKKEQLIKNKETLSKEQNILGEKIQENKKLGEEILTQNYSINDIREEIARYNYFYENIEFFYQAEKDIALYSEKLKNIEDTKGAIEQLEKEVTDYNVNLEEYKEELNILENSIGKLKLDILKKETEVEKLEDFRNLENTIKSKAADLKEKQTELSLANSRQKELEQKILELEKNKQQEILNTFLVHLHEGDCCPLCQQKIKKLPDVKQVIKTENEDAKNELDDIIKNIIRLETLVVKEKEDLSILQEELASKKIEINFSAKEELEQFVVEKKNEDNERKITFEKIEKVSNCRNELAEKLEKLNSLISFESEYKEKLGIAQAKKQQYMANIDISLDEFEQYYEKQKQIVLSYDEKQELYQKVKTNLMLKEKELAIELKNNNKNILEVEKTIENIIEKFKDSKLKLYYNSLKIAKDDLEKLDDIESYKNEIQVYEDRLKIILDNIQRLEEELHNKERPNLEDYAQELSTKEQKMMDCAEKVAILKTKFKTNTNLLEKLSKEFTILEKNISTAREVFALSNVISGKTESKKSLETYVQGYYLDLILEAGTKRLLQMTDERYRFERKIERAKGGGLQGLDIEIYDVYLNSSRMVSSLSGGEIFLASLSLALGLAEVIQNESGGISLETIFIDEGFGSLDAETLDTAITTLIELQSYGRNIGIISHVSELKERIRPKLEVYSKNNYAKVKISGV, from the coding sequence ATGAAACCAATTAGGCTTGAACTTAGAGAGTTTGGACCGTATAAGCACGAGGTCATACAATGGAATGAAATAGTAAACGAGCCTATGTTTTTAATAACAGGTAAGACAGGCTCTGGTAAATCTACTTTATTTGATGCTTTTGTCTATGCATTATATAATAAAACAACTAGTGGTAAAGATATAGCATCTCTTAGAACCAAAACAGCAGATGATAAAGACAGAACAATTGTGATTTTTGATTTTGAATTACAAGGAAAACATTATCGAATAGAAAGAACGTTAGCATATTTAAAGACAGGAAACAAAAATATTACATCAGGAAAAGTATCTTTAATGGAAATAAATGCGGGTGTAGAGACTATTCTTGCAACAAAGGAAAATGATGTAAAAGAAAAAGTAGAGCAAATTATTGGATTAGATGATAAACAATTTTGTCAAATTATAATTTTGCCACAAGGTAAGTTTAAAGAGTTTTTATTATCAAATTCTAACGAAAAAAAAGAAGTTTTACGTTCGTTATTTAATACACATTTTTATCAAAAATTTGTGGATAAGTTGCAAAATTATGCTAAAACTTTAGATAGCAACTATAAGTTAAAAGAACGTGAGTTAGTTACAAAATTTGAGCAGTTTAATTTTGAAAAAGATTTTCCAAAAATCGAATTTTTAAAAGAAAGTGATTTTGAGGAAGTAGAAAAACAGCTAGTTTTTCAAAAGAATGAAGTTAATGAATTAGAAAAACATCAAAAATATTTAGAAGATGAGCTAACAAAATTGAAAATTGAATATAGTGAGTTAGATAAGTTAAATGATAAGTTTAGTAATTTAGAAGAAAATAACGATTCACATAAAAAATTATTAGAAGATGCACAAAGGATAACTCATTTAAAAAATATTGTTAAAAAGTTAGAGGAACTGGGAAAAAATAAAGATAAATTACTAGACTATGATAACTACTTAGATAAGAAAGAGCAATTGATTAAAAATAAAGAAACCTTATCTAAAGAACAAAATATATTAGGTGAAAAAATTCAAGAAAATAAAAAATTAGGCGAAGAAATATTAACTCAAAATTATAGTATCAACGATATTCGAGAAGAGATAGCTCGTTACAACTATTTTTATGAAAATATAGAATTTTTCTATCAAGCAGAAAAAGATATCGCATTGTATAGTGAAAAGTTAAAGAATATAGAAGATACAAAAGGCGCAATAGAACAATTAGAAAAAGAAGTAACTGACTATAATGTAAATTTAGAAGAATATAAAGAAGAGCTTAATATTTTAGAAAATAGCATAGGCAAATTAAAACTTGATATTTTGAAAAAAGAGACAGAAGTAGAAAAATTAGAAGATTTTCGAAATTTAGAGAATACTATAAAAAGTAAAGCTGCAGATTTGAAAGAAAAGCAAACTGAACTAAGTCTAGCCAATAGTAGACAAAAAGAACTAGAACAAAAAATTCTAGAATTAGAAAAAAATAAACAGCAAGAAATATTAAATACTTTTTTAGTTCATCTACATGAAGGTGATTGTTGTCCGCTTTGTCAACAAAAGATTAAAAAACTTCCAGATGTAAAACAAGTAATAAAAACAGAAAATGAAGATGCTAAAAATGAATTAGATGATATTATTAAAAACATAATTCGTTTAGAAACACTTGTCGTAAAAGAAAAAGAAGATTTAAGTATCCTACAAGAGGAGTTAGCAAGTAAAAAAATAGAAATTAATTTTTCCGCAAAAGAGGAACTTGAACAATTTGTAGTGGAGAAAAAGAATGAAGATAATGAGAGAAAAATTACTTTTGAAAAAATAGAAAAGGTCTCAAATTGCAGAAATGAACTTGCTGAAAAGTTAGAAAAATTGAACTCGCTAATATCATTTGAATCAGAGTATAAAGAAAAACTTGGGATAGCTCAAGCTAAAAAACAACAATATATGGCAAATATTGATATTTCTTTAGACGAGTTTGAACAATATTATGAGAAACAAAAACAAATAGTATTAAGTTATGATGAAAAGCAAGAACTTTATCAAAAGGTAAAAACTAACTTGATGTTAAAAGAAAAAGAATTGGCAATAGAGTTAAAAAATAATAATAAAAATATATTAGAAGTTGAAAAAACTATAGAAAATATAATAGAAAAATTCAAAGACTCTAAATTAAAATTATACTATAATAGTTTGAAAATAGCTAAAGATGATTTGGAAAAATTAGATGATATTGAGAGCTATAAAAATGAAATTCAAGTTTATGAAGATAGACTAAAAATAATTTTAGATAATATTCAGCGTTTAGAAGAAGAATTACATAATAAAGAACGACCAAATTTAGAAGATTATGCACAAGAATTATCGACAAAAGAACAAAAAATGATGGATTGTGCTGAAAAAGTTGCTATTTTAAAGACTAAGTTTAAAACTAATACTAATCTTTTAGAAAAACTATCAAAAGAATTCACAATTTTAGAAAAAAACATAAGTACAGCACGTGAAGTTTTCGCCTTAAGTAATGTAATTAGTGGGAAAACAGAAAGTAAAAAGTCGCTGGAAACATATGTTCAAGGTTATTACTTAGATCTTATATTAGAAGCAGGAACTAAGAGATTATTACAGATGACAGATGAACGATATAGATTTGAAAGAAAGATAGAAAGAGCTAAAGGTGGCGGACTTCAGGGCTTAGACATAGAAATCTATGATGTTTATTTAAATAGTTCACGTATGGTAAGCTCACTTTCGGGTGGTGAAATATTCCTTGCATCACTATCATTAGCACTAGGATTAGCAGAAGTTATTCAAAATGAAAGTGGTGGGATTTCTCTTGAAACCATATTTATTGATGAAGGATTTGGTTCTCTTGACGCAGAAACCTTAGATACTGCGATAACAACATTGATAGAGTTACAATCTTATGGTAGAAATATAGGTATAATTTCACATGTTAGTGAATTAAAAGAAAGAATAAGACCGAAATTAGAAGTCTACTCAAAAAATAACTATGCTAAAGTAAAGATTTCTGGAGTATAG
- the dltA gene encoding D-alanine--poly(phosphoribitol) ligase subunit DltA, which yields MRETFFEKINKYKKSTKIAYINNKYPDGKLTYKNLIEYAEKLAYHLEEKLKEDKSPIVVYGHKHPLMPIYFLACVKSGRAFCPVDINTPKERVEEIIETTKSKVVLITEEIELGCETIDVKTAYDIIQTTDKQIDKECQVQGEDTFYIIFTSGSTGKPKGVCITYNNINNFLHWYTEYYTNKEDQVFLGHPPFSFDLSVMSLWPSIYMGATLVQIDKQHQENFALMFEELQRSEATIWISTPSFIEMCFIDKNFNKNLLPHVKQFVFCGEKLFSSTVEKIHKNFPNTQVINTYGPTESTVMVTWVEITEEVNKKYANNLPVGKVKWGSKVDLVDKDETGRGEIIIIGNTVAKGYYKNEEITQEKFGLGKVEEKEERSYLTGDLGYIEDDMLFCEGRIDFQVKLHGHRIELEDIDNNLLKNKNIRVAATVPSYENGKIKSLVTFVVYNKEVEQRFAEVKDIKNKLKQLVPEYMIPKKIIFLEEMPLNNNGKIDKKKLKEQV from the coding sequence GTGAGAGAAACTTTTTTTGAAAAAATAAACAAATATAAAAAAAGTACCAAGATAGCTTATATAAACAACAAATATCCAGATGGGAAACTAACATATAAAAATCTAATAGAATATGCAGAAAAGCTTGCATATCATTTAGAAGAAAAACTAAAAGAAGACAAGAGTCCTATCGTTGTTTATGGGCATAAACATCCGCTAATGCCAATCTACTTTTTAGCGTGTGTAAAAAGCGGCCGAGCATTTTGTCCAGTAGATATAAACACACCAAAAGAAAGAGTAGAAGAAATAATTGAAACAACAAAATCAAAAGTCGTACTAATCACAGAAGAGATAGAACTAGGTTGTGAAACAATAGATGTAAAAACAGCCTATGATATAATCCAAACAACAGATAAGCAAATAGATAAGGAATGCCAAGTTCAAGGAGAAGATACATTTTATATAATATTTACTTCAGGGAGTACAGGTAAGCCAAAAGGGGTATGTATTACCTACAATAATATAAATAATTTCCTGCATTGGTATACAGAATATTACACAAACAAAGAAGATCAAGTATTTTTAGGACATCCGCCATTCTCTTTTGACCTATCAGTAATGTCATTATGGCCAAGTATATATATGGGAGCTACATTAGTTCAAATAGATAAACAACACCAAGAAAACTTCGCACTAATGTTTGAAGAACTACAAAGATCAGAAGCCACTATATGGATATCGACACCATCATTTATAGAGATGTGCTTTATAGATAAAAATTTTAACAAAAATTTACTACCACATGTAAAACAATTTGTTTTTTGCGGAGAAAAACTGTTCTCAAGCACAGTAGAAAAAATCCATAAAAACTTCCCAAACACACAAGTGATAAATACTTATGGACCAACAGAATCAACAGTAATGGTCACATGGGTAGAAATTACAGAAGAAGTAAATAAAAAATATGCCAATAACCTACCAGTAGGAAAAGTAAAATGGGGAAGTAAAGTTGATCTAGTAGATAAAGATGAAACAGGCCGTGGGGAAATAATAATAATCGGAAATACAGTAGCCAAAGGTTACTACAAAAATGAAGAAATAACACAAGAAAAATTTGGGTTGGGAAAAGTAGAAGAAAAAGAAGAGCGAAGTTATCTAACAGGGGACCTAGGATATATCGAAGATGATATGCTATTTTGCGAAGGACGTATAGACTTTCAGGTAAAACTTCACGGGCATAGAATAGAACTAGAAGACATAGACAATAACCTATTAAAAAACAAAAATATCCGGGTAGCAGCGACCGTACCAAGCTATGAGAATGGGAAAATAAAATCACTGGTAACCTTTGTAGTCTATAATAAAGAAGTAGAACAACGCTTTGCAGAAGTAAAAGATATAAAAAACAAACTAAAACAACTAGTCCCAGAATACATGATACCGAAAAAAATAATCTTCTTAGAAGAAATGCCGCTAAACAACAACGGAAAAATAGACAAGAAAAAACTAAAGGAGCAAGTTTAA
- the dltB gene encoding D-alanyl-lipoteichoic acid biosynthesis protein DltB has protein sequence MNYYEGNQFFFFLFLALLIGFILKYLGKNIEYYILGLSLAFTAVIYGKNIKMLSYLIGFIIFQYLLVLIAQRSTNKKTKLLVILSIVPLIINKIFAITHWHLLAFIGISYMSFKTIQIMLEISDGLIKEKISLKDYLQFLLFFPTVSSGPIDRSRRFIADIREQQTKAQYLELAGVGVYRLVLGLLYKLVLSTYIYHHLSLLTNTGTITYSLKYMYLYTFYLFFDFAGYSLMAVGSSNILGISTPMNFNKPFLSIDIKDFWNRWHISLSTWLRDFVFSRVFMEATKKKRFKKRLTTAMYAYMLNMLLMGFWHGLTISYIIYGFYHGVLMAGFEYYQKKSKFYKTNKNKTWYKIVSWFITINLIMIGLYIFSGEPYKIITTILKR, from the coding sequence ATGAACTACTATGAAGGAAATCAATTCTTCTTTTTCCTATTTCTTGCTTTACTTATAGGCTTTATTTTAAAATATCTTGGAAAAAACATAGAATACTATATATTAGGACTATCACTAGCATTTACAGCAGTAATATACGGGAAAAATATAAAAATGCTAAGCTATCTTATAGGCTTTATAATATTTCAATATCTATTAGTCCTAATAGCCCAGAGGAGTACTAATAAAAAAACAAAACTACTAGTAATCCTATCGATTGTACCACTAATTATAAATAAAATATTCGCCATAACTCATTGGCACCTACTGGCGTTTATAGGAATATCATATATGTCTTTCAAAACAATCCAAATAATGCTAGAAATATCAGACGGACTAATAAAAGAAAAAATAAGTCTAAAAGACTATCTACAATTTCTACTATTCTTCCCTACGGTTAGCTCAGGACCAATAGATAGAAGTAGACGCTTTATCGCTGATATAAGGGAACAGCAAACTAAGGCACAATATCTAGAGTTAGCAGGAGTAGGTGTCTATCGATTAGTATTAGGATTGCTATATAAACTAGTACTATCAACCTATATATATCACCACCTAAGCTTATTGACAAATACCGGAACAATAACATACTCACTAAAATACATGTACTTATACACATTTTATCTATTCTTTGACTTTGCGGGATACAGTTTAATGGCGGTAGGGAGTAGTAATATATTAGGAATAAGTACCCCGATGAACTTCAACAAGCCATTTTTAAGTATAGACATAAAAGACTTTTGGAACAGATGGCACATAAGCTTATCAACATGGTTAAGAGACTTTGTCTTTTCGAGAGTTTTCATGGAAGCAACAAAGAAAAAAAGGTTTAAAAAGCGATTAACAACCGCGATGTATGCTTATATGTTAAATATGTTGCTTATGGGATTCTGGCATGGATTAACGATAAGCTATATAATATATGGATTCTATCATGGTGTATTAATGGCAGGATTTGAATACTATCAAAAAAAGAGCAAGTTTTATAAAACTAATAAAAATAAAACATGGTATAAAATAGTAAGCTGGTTTATTACAATAAACTTAATAATGATAGGATTATATATTTTTTCAGGGGAACCATATAAGATAATAACAACAATATTAAAAAGATAA
- a CDS encoding PD-(D/E)XK nuclease family protein: MSLELLIAPSGFGKTHFMLEDIEKNRHENKIIILTPEQNSFNFETILCEKFRGTFNIDVMNFSSLTKKLGQLLGLDDLKKLGEDIKPFYFYKAAQNLKNSDNFLVKRILNDSNFIEVVEEIITELKDYQISVNSLEEYLEKNSNLEQVRREKLEAILEFYVEYTKLLKATSTYDKQDYINELLLYSQYVDLSDYIFYIDAYYNFTAQEYNYIEKLILKSQKVVLSVIADANRYFNVDLAQLVAGYELDKIKYKPFYLVDVYKDDKYKLDIFRKSHEMMASINEILRRNKDVELDIIAFTENKEQVVPIKMQVQEALVTTYELYQKHKTRFEGKANRVLATKYYKNFKDKFELDDSIKLICAKNKELEVKEVARQILKLRLEKGIENTDIAILYRDNTYENYMTIFRDYNLDVYLDKNLNVSNHRLIKFLDLVLNFENLDFKAGLLNILKTRLTDFENIYRRKVVSYLLTGNNVNLTTKEIKETFSQTSNGQLEEVISLSPKLVNIGNNKITLKALFAGVKVVSIDKLENILNTNLIYSKKSLEKAELISKSADIDSFIFELCRGILLELLEKIETVSKFKNTQTKRYIKKIEELFNYCNIQMYLDKEDGEYESIEELKIDSIDRQVYKKTLELLNDIMDKFGDEKIEYEKFVELAIMGLKTINYRSIPEINEAIIMSSMDLAKVENKKVVFVIGFNKDVLPVSKKHGLLDDKDKEDFFEKNLFISPTTEAALIDEEFVAYTALTRAREKTYISYSLLDKSFKENFSSPYLSVVKNLFPNLEEIGVSKMLEFNLSFYDYYKENIDKLLTQKEYNYIFSKAYRRFMEVKDNATKETEKLAELLMVFLEGYKFDNEKNDNQMYEVRGELSDRVYFDKNTLVKNYLDKIIRDYRFELSNKSIKKFLQERESYFSKFSISKIADYEKNPYLFFIKRVLDIKEEQTIDIDNLVIGRFFHAVMADERTIRFIKASGEKLLVSEEYDNDIVNKFEVRKLIHKVVFDNSNKDIVETLRLIELLSTHNYILQTMLRRIELAIAVEIKYCSLTKYSPTFLEKPFELTINKEKITCKELESGKVIEKQLGSTYNIPNIKFVGFIDRVDTLGKNIVVIDYKSSQTDFSLESLELGFISQILTYSLACELLFNKKTEDILGIFYREIARIGKDINAYRLRGLGNKDLILGSDFVDNNADVMYIRTTKKGGIHGADDYKAYTSKELDILVEKNLHNILKLLEEIYSFNYSLTNYEVNGQYEAEKDTLFNYSANIDTRLEYKKKITLKGKDLKAKILSE, translated from the coding sequence ATGAGTTTAGAATTATTAATAGCTCCAAGTGGTTTTGGGAAAACGCACTTTATGCTAGAAGATATTGAAAAAAATAGACATGAAAATAAGATAATAATTCTTACCCCGGAACAAAACAGTTTTAACTTTGAAACAATACTTTGTGAAAAGTTTAGAGGAACCTTCAATATAGATGTCATGAATTTTTCAAGTTTGACGAAAAAGCTAGGTCAACTTTTAGGTTTAGATGACTTGAAAAAGTTGGGGGAAGATATAAAACCATTTTACTTTTACAAAGCAGCACAAAATTTGAAAAATAGTGATAATTTTCTAGTAAAACGTATTTTAAATGACAGTAATTTTATAGAAGTAGTTGAGGAGATTATTACAGAATTAAAGGATTATCAGATCAGTGTTAATAGTCTAGAAGAGTATTTAGAAAAAAATTCTAACTTAGAACAAGTGCGTCGTGAAAAATTAGAGGCAATATTAGAGTTTTATGTAGAGTATACAAAATTATTAAAAGCTACTTCAACATATGATAAGCAAGATTATATTAATGAACTTTTACTTTATTCGCAATATGTAGACCTTAGTGATTATATATTTTATATAGATGCATATTATAATTTTACAGCTCAAGAATATAATTACATAGAAAAATTGATTTTAAAATCCCAAAAAGTAGTTCTTAGTGTTATTGCTGATGCTAATAGGTATTTCAATGTAGATTTAGCTCAGTTAGTTGCTGGTTACGAATTAGATAAAATAAAATATAAACCATTTTATTTAGTTGATGTCTATAAAGATGATAAGTATAAACTTGATATTTTCAGAAAATCTCATGAAATGATGGCCAGTATAAATGAAATATTACGCCGTAATAAAGATGTGGAATTAGATATTATAGCATTTACTGAAAATAAAGAGCAAGTAGTTCCAATAAAAATGCAAGTACAAGAAGCATTAGTAACAACATATGAACTATACCAAAAGCATAAAACTCGTTTTGAAGGTAAAGCTAATAGAGTATTAGCAACTAAATACTATAAGAATTTTAAAGACAAGTTTGAGCTAGATGATAGTATTAAGCTTATTTGTGCAAAAAACAAAGAGTTAGAAGTAAAAGAAGTTGCACGTCAAATTTTGAAACTGAGATTAGAAAAAGGCATAGAAAATACAGATATAGCAATTCTCTATCGAGATAATACATATGAAAATTACATGACTATTTTTAGAGATTATAATTTAGATGTGTACCTTGATAAAAACTTAAATGTAAGTAATCATAGATTAATAAAATTTTTAGATTTAGTATTGAATTTTGAAAACTTAGACTTTAAAGCGGGACTTTTAAATATTTTAAAAACTAGATTGACAGATTTTGAAAATATTTATCGTAGAAAAGTGGTAAGTTATCTTCTAACAGGAAATAATGTAAATCTAACAACTAAAGAAATTAAGGAAACTTTTTCTCAAACATCTAATGGGCAATTAGAAGAAGTAATATCACTATCACCCAAATTAGTAAATATTGGAAATAACAAAATTACTTTAAAAGCATTGTTTGCTGGAGTTAAGGTGGTTTCTATTGATAAACTAGAAAATATATTAAATACAAATTTAATATATAGCAAAAAAAGTTTGGAAAAGGCAGAGCTTATTTCCAAGAGTGCTGATATTGATAGTTTTATTTTTGAACTTTGCAGAGGTATTTTATTGGAATTACTAGAAAAAATAGAAACGGTCTCTAAGTTCAAAAATACTCAAACTAAGCGTTATATTAAAAAAATAGAAGAATTATTTAATTATTGTAATATTCAAATGTATTTAGATAAAGAAGATGGTGAATATGAGAGTATAGAGGAATTGAAGATAGACAGTATTGACCGTCAAGTCTATAAAAAAACTTTAGAATTGCTAAATGATATCATGGACAAATTTGGTGATGAAAAAATTGAGTATGAAAAATTTGTAGAATTGGCAATTATGGGACTAAAAACTATAAACTACAGATCAATTCCAGAAATTAACGAAGCAATAATAATGTCATCTATGGATTTGGCAAAAGTTGAGAATAAAAAGGTAGTGTTTGTTATAGGATTTAACAAAGATGTACTACCAGTATCAAAAAAACATGGACTATTAGATGATAAAGATAAAGAAGATTTCTTTGAGAAGAACTTATTCATATCACCTACAACTGAAGCGGCTCTTATAGACGAAGAGTTTGTTGCTTACACAGCTTTAACTAGGGCAAGAGAAAAAACATATATTAGTTATAGTTTATTAGATAAAAGTTTTAAAGAAAACTTTTCCTCTCCATATTTAAGTGTAGTAAAAAATTTGTTTCCAAATTTAGAAGAAATAGGTGTTTCAAAAATGTTGGAGTTCAATTTATCTTTCTACGATTATTACAAGGAAAATATAGATAAATTACTAACACAAAAAGAATATAATTATATATTTTCAAAAGCTTATCGTCGTTTTATGGAAGTAAAAGATAATGCTACAAAAGAAACAGAAAAATTGGCAGAGTTGCTGATGGTATTTTTAGAAGGATATAAGTTTGATAACGAAAAAAATGATAATCAAATGTATGAAGTTCGTGGTGAATTAAGCGATAGAGTATATTTTGATAAAAATACTCTGGTGAAAAACTATTTGGATAAAATTATACGCGATTATAGATTTGAATTATCAAATAAAAGTATTAAAAAATTTCTTCAAGAAAGAGAAAGTTACTTTTCTAAATTTAGTATTTCAAAAATAGCAGATTATGAAAAAAATCCATATTTATTCTTTATAAAAAGGGTACTAGATATAAAAGAAGAACAAACTATTGATATTGATAACCTTGTTATAGGAAGATTTTTCCATGCTGTTATGGCAGACGAGCGTACAATTAGATTTATCAAAGCTAGCGGAGAAAAATTATTGGTTTCTGAGGAATATGATAATGACATTGTTAATAAGTTTGAAGTAAGAAAGTTAATCCACAAAGTTGTTTTTGATAATAGCAACAAAGATATAGTTGAAACATTGAGGTTAATAGAATTATTAAGTACGCACAACTACATACTTCAAACGATGTTACGCCGAATAGAATTAGCAATTGCTGTGGAAATAAAGTATTGCTCATTAACAAAATATAGTCCAACGTTTTTAGAAAAACCATTTGAACTTACAATAAATAAGGAGAAAATCACTTGTAAAGAATTAGAAAGTGGTAAGGTAATAGAAAAACAATTAGGTTCCACTTACAACATACCTAATATTAAATTTGTAGGGTTTATTGATAGAGTAGATACACTTGGGAAAAATATAGTTGTAATAGATTATAAGAGTAGCCAAACTGATTTTTCATTAGAATCTCTTGAATTAGGGTTTATATCACAAATACTAACTTACTCTTTAGCTTGCGAACTGCTCTTTAATAAAAAAACAGAAGATATCCTTGGTATTTTTTATAGAGAGATAGCGCGTATTGGAAAAGATATTAATGCGTATCGTTTACGTGGTTTGGGGAATAAAGATTTAATACTTGGAAGTGACTTTGTAGATAACAATGCCGATGTTATGTATATACGAACAACTAAAAAAGGTGGAATTCATGGAGCGGATGATTACAAAGCATATACGAGTAAGGAATTAGATATATTGGTAGAAAAAAATCTTCATAATATCTTAAAACTATTAGAAGAAATATATTCTTTTAATTATTCTTTAACAAACTACGAAGTAAATGGACAATATGAGGCTGAAAAAGATACATTATTTAATTATTCTGCTAATATTGACACAAGGTTAGAATATAAGAAAAAAATAACCTTAAAAGGAAAAGATTTAAAGGCTAAGATATTGAGTGAATAG